From the Desulfohalovibrio reitneri genome, one window contains:
- the betC gene encoding choline-sulfatase, with the protein MAEQRPNILVIQCDQMAASALSCYGNRVSKTPHIDSLSEDGVVFTSAYCNSPLCAPSRFSMMAGQYPSRIGAYDNGAEFPADIPTFAHYLRANGYRTTLCGKMHFVGGDQMHGFEERLTTDVYPADHGWTPDWSRPEHRFDWWYHNMDSVVDAGHNERANQIDFDDEVGFQAERHVYDIARDKDDRPFCMTVSFTNPHDPYICPKEHWDRYDHDEIDMPRVGHIPYDQCDPHSQRLRHAYKMGEGEMDPEDIRNARHAYYGQISYLDDKIGRILKALDDTGMRENTVIILTADHGDMLGEHGLWFKMSLLEDSARVPFVMNGPGLKSGRVAKPVSLVDLMPTMMDLAGAPQLQDPSDNMDGTSLLPLAKGGDDPDRPAVITEYLGEGAVSPMIMIRDDRYKYIHCPVDPPQLFDLQEDPEELDNLACKAEYASMVEEYRARVREHVDLEELDRSVHASQKRRRIVFEAHMTGKHTPWDYHPPCKAANQYMRNHLDLNDVEACSRICGR; encoded by the coding sequence ATGGCTGAACAACGCCCCAACATACTTGTAATCCAGTGCGACCAGATGGCCGCTTCGGCGCTGTCCTGCTACGGCAACCGGGTCAGCAAGACGCCGCACATCGACTCGCTGTCCGAAGACGGCGTGGTATTCACAAGCGCCTACTGCAACAGCCCGCTGTGCGCACCCTCGCGATTCTCCATGATGGCCGGGCAGTACCCCTCCCGCATCGGCGCCTACGACAACGGCGCGGAGTTCCCGGCGGACATCCCCACTTTCGCCCACTACCTGCGCGCCAACGGCTACCGCACCACCCTGTGCGGCAAGATGCACTTCGTGGGCGGCGACCAGATGCACGGTTTCGAGGAGCGGCTGACCACCGACGTCTACCCCGCGGACCATGGCTGGACACCCGACTGGTCCCGGCCGGAGCACCGCTTCGACTGGTGGTACCACAACATGGACAGCGTGGTGGACGCCGGACACAACGAACGCGCCAACCAGATCGACTTTGACGACGAGGTGGGCTTCCAGGCCGAGCGGCACGTCTACGACATCGCCCGCGACAAGGATGACCGGCCCTTCTGCATGACCGTTTCCTTCACCAACCCGCACGATCCGTACATCTGCCCCAAGGAACACTGGGACAGGTACGACCACGACGAGATCGACATGCCTCGCGTCGGACACATTCCCTACGACCAGTGCGACCCGCACAGCCAGCGGCTTCGCCACGCCTACAAGATGGGCGAGGGAGAAATGGACCCCGAGGACATCCGCAACGCCCGCCACGCCTATTATGGCCAGATCAGCTACCTCGACGACAAGATCGGCCGCATCCTCAAGGCGCTGGACGACACCGGCATGCGCGAGAACACGGTCATCATCCTCACGGCCGACCACGGCGACATGCTGGGCGAGCACGGCCTGTGGTTCAAGATGTCCCTGCTGGAGGACTCCGCGCGGGTGCCCTTCGTCATGAACGGCCCCGGCCTGAAGAGCGGCCGGGTGGCCAAGCCGGTTTCCCTGGTGGACCTCATGCCCACCATGATGGACCTGGCCGGAGCCCCGCAGCTCCAGGACCCGTCCGACAACATGGACGGCACCAGCCTGCTGCCCCTGGCCAAGGGCGGGGACGACCCGGACCGCCCGGCGGTGATCACCGAATACCTGGGCGAAGGCGCGGTGTCCCCCATGATCATGATCCGCGACGACCGCTACAAGTACATCCACTGTCCGGTGGACCCGCCGCAGCTCTTTGATCTGCAAGAGGACCCGGAAGAGCTGGACAATCTGGCCTGCAAGGCGGAGTACGCCAGCATGGTGGAAGAGTATCGGGCCAGAGTGCGCGAACACGTGGACCTGGAGGAGCTCGACCGCAGCGTGCACGCCAGCCAGAAGCGCCGCCGCATCGTTTTCGAGGCGCACATGACCGGCAAGCACACCCCCTGGGACTACCATCCGCCCTGCAAGGCGGCCAACCAGTACATGCGCAACCATCTCGACCTCAACGACGTCGAGGCCTGCTCGCGCATTTGCGGGAGATAA
- a CDS encoding IclR family transcriptional regulator, translated as MSQSTLARALFVMDEVSKSPQGLRFSEVQTALGNPSPTTVNKILKELTAADALNKSADGRYVVGMKAYFWGKAVTARQGPMRTVRERMADLHQRFEASVNLFTCSGDHMFCLESIMSPQSPTLWPAGKGLPLRLPVIGSIFFFTREQLDDDAFLRSELERHRPRLDLEDVRAMINDARESGMQHDAGLFYPGVYRMAVPLMDQGSVSMVMGLGVLEAHQEQDGVMSRIASAMREAKVHIEQEMNT; from the coding sequence GTGAGCCAATCGACGTTAGCCAGAGCCCTGTTCGTCATGGACGAGGTGAGCAAGAGCCCCCAGGGGCTGCGCTTTTCCGAAGTGCAGACCGCGCTTGGCAATCCCAGTCCCACCACGGTGAACAAGATTCTCAAGGAATTGACCGCGGCGGACGCTCTGAACAAGTCCGCCGACGGCCGCTACGTAGTGGGCATGAAGGCCTACTTCTGGGGCAAGGCCGTGACCGCCCGCCAGGGACCCATGCGGACCGTACGCGAGCGCATGGCCGACCTGCACCAGCGGTTCGAGGCCTCGGTGAACCTCTTCACCTGCTCCGGGGATCACATGTTCTGCCTGGAGAGCATCATGTCCCCGCAGTCGCCCACCCTGTGGCCCGCGGGCAAGGGACTGCCGCTACGGCTGCCGGTCATCGGCTCCATATTTTTCTTTACCAGGGAACAGCTGGACGACGACGCGTTCCTGCGATCCGAGCTGGAACGCCATCGCCCCCGGCTGGACCTGGAGGACGTTCGCGCCATGATCAACGACGCCCGCGAGTCCGGCATGCAGCACGACGCCGGGCTTTTCTACCCCGGGGTGTATCGCATGGCCGTGCCGCTCATGGATCAGGGCAGCGTGTCCATGGTCATGGGGCTGGGCGTGCTTGAGGCGCATCAGGAACAAGACGGTGTGATGTCCCGCATCGCCTCCGCCATGCGCGAGGCCAAGGTGCACATCGAACAGGAAATGAATACGTAG
- the hisD gene encoding histidinol dehydrogenase — translation MPCRQFTVRTLDDITDFTAWLAGRSASADQSIETKVRDILSEVRQKGDAALVDYCRRFDCPGFDPDHIRVDPVRMAEAAQQVPAGDMEIIARAAENIRAFHQRQTQNSWWSLEDDGSIMGQIVRPVDRAGLYVPGGAGGDTPLVSSLLMNAVPAQVAGVEGIAVTTPPLRDGGVNPYILATAHLLGIEEVYALGSAWAVAALAYGTETIPRVDVVTGPGNIFVTTAKRLLIGTIGIDMLAGPSEIAILADDSADPAHLAADMLSQAEHDPLAASVAVTDSPELAEQLMPELLRQRDALPRADIARQALDDWGAVVLVDDLEQGCRVVNAMAPEHLEIAVRDPFAWLGLIRHAGAIFLGHDTPEPVGDYFAGPNHILPTMGTPRFDQALSVETFLKKSSLIRTPREYLERFGEDIARLARLEGLEAHARAVEIRSKDGKQ, via the coding sequence ATGCCCTGCCGACAATTCACGGTCCGCACACTGGACGACATCACCGACTTCACCGCCTGGCTGGCGGGCCGCTCCGCCTCCGCCGACCAGTCCATCGAGACCAAAGTCCGCGATATCCTCAGCGAGGTTCGCCAGAAGGGCGACGCCGCTCTTGTGGATTACTGCCGCCGCTTCGACTGCCCGGGCTTCGACCCGGACCATATCCGCGTGGACCCGGTCCGCATGGCCGAGGCCGCCCAACAGGTTCCCGCCGGGGACATGGAGATCATCGCCCGGGCGGCTGAGAACATCCGCGCCTTTCACCAGCGCCAGACCCAGAACTCCTGGTGGTCGCTGGAGGACGACGGCTCCATAATGGGGCAGATCGTCCGGCCGGTGGACCGCGCCGGGCTCTACGTGCCCGGCGGCGCTGGCGGCGACACACCGCTGGTATCCTCCCTGCTCATGAACGCCGTGCCCGCCCAGGTGGCGGGGGTCGAAGGCATCGCCGTGACCACCCCGCCCCTGCGGGACGGCGGAGTTAACCCGTACATCCTGGCCACCGCGCACCTGCTGGGCATCGAGGAGGTCTACGCCCTGGGCTCCGCCTGGGCCGTGGCCGCCCTGGCCTACGGCACCGAGACCATCCCCCGCGTGGACGTGGTCACCGGGCCGGGCAACATCTTCGTCACCACGGCCAAGCGGCTGCTCATCGGCACCATCGGCATCGACATGCTGGCCGGTCCCTCTGAGATCGCCATCCTGGCAGACGACTCCGCCGACCCGGCCCACCTGGCCGCGGACATGCTCTCCCAGGCCGAGCACGACCCGCTGGCCGCTTCGGTGGCGGTCACGGACAGCCCGGAACTGGCCGAACAGCTCATGCCCGAACTCCTGCGGCAGCGGGACGCCCTGCCCCGGGCGGACATCGCCCGGCAAGCCCTGGATGACTGGGGCGCGGTGGTGCTGGTGGACGACCTGGAGCAAGGCTGCCGGGTGGTCAACGCCATGGCCCCGGAGCACCTGGAAATCGCGGTGCGCGACCCCTTCGCCTGGCTTGGCCTCATACGCCACGCCGGGGCCATCTTCCTGGGGCACGATACGCCGGAGCCGGTTGGCGACTACTTCGCCGGACCCAACCACATCCTGCCCACCATGGGCACCCCGCGCTTCGACCAGGCCCTATCCGTGGAAACCTTTCTCAAGAAGTCCAGCCTCATCCGCACCCCGCGCGAGTATCTGGAGCGCTTCGGCGAGGACATCGCCCGGCTGGCCCGGCTGGAGGGGCTGGAGGCGCATGCCCGCGCGGTGGAAATCCGCAGCAAGGACGGAAAGCAATGA
- a CDS encoding FG-GAP repeat domain-containing protein, whose translation MKRIVQLAALLLVFVAASPALAQQGKTFSVLPFEINGPEKYAYLSKGIQNMLSSRLSWQDRLRSIPPEEVAENPQGKAEALRDIKSLGVDYLVWGSANIMGENVSLDMMVQDRDGRQWPKSDSVPLADLIPRMEEMARQVNAEVFAKPSARVAEKKNAEGETQGARVLNPELVQNKTQGGAVQEGEEFTLNPAFRYQNVPQGQGKWRSQGLPFASVNMQVRDLDGDGRTEVVVVNEEQLIVFRREAGKLRRLAAADLPKRFTLFRMSLLDTDRDGQVEIFASGYTGGIYMVNQFSEGKALTLIYTFDQGSLTMQNDGVELFMAAQKLPPSYTYVLVGQRMGADALFSEPVHEVMRRDGEYVLGPRINLPKNASPFNFAFLPADGNINKILGDEDHLSVYNNQNEQLAKTGEEYANSIIAFDMPRRVGGLGVAHGGSGMEEITMVIPTRLVLHSVNQQGRRELLVARNISTAASFFQRYRNFPYGELHSLYWDGVGLSVDWKTRRQNGAVVDYDLADIDNDGDEELCLAVNTHTGAAGIGSQRTVVLAFDLNTGNFASGSGN comes from the coding sequence ATGAAACGCATTGTGCAGCTCGCCGCGCTGCTGCTCGTATTCGTTGCGGCCAGCCCGGCCCTGGCCCAGCAGGGAAAGACTTTCAGCGTGCTTCCCTTCGAGATCAACGGTCCCGAGAAGTACGCCTACCTGTCCAAGGGCATCCAGAACATGCTCTCCTCGCGCCTGTCCTGGCAGGACAGGCTGCGCTCCATTCCGCCCGAGGAAGTGGCGGAGAACCCCCAGGGCAAGGCCGAAGCGCTGCGCGACATCAAGTCCCTGGGCGTGGACTACCTTGTTTGGGGCAGCGCCAACATCATGGGCGAGAACGTCAGCCTGGACATGATGGTGCAGGACCGAGACGGCAGGCAGTGGCCCAAGAGCGACTCCGTTCCCCTGGCCGACCTCATTCCGCGCATGGAGGAGATGGCCCGGCAGGTGAACGCCGAGGTGTTCGCCAAGCCGTCGGCCCGGGTGGCGGAAAAGAAGAACGCCGAAGGGGAGACCCAGGGCGCGCGCGTGCTCAACCCCGAGCTTGTGCAGAACAAGACCCAGGGCGGCGCGGTGCAGGAGGGCGAGGAATTCACCCTTAACCCCGCCTTCCGCTACCAGAACGTGCCGCAGGGGCAGGGCAAGTGGCGCAGCCAGGGGCTGCCCTTCGCCTCCGTGAACATGCAGGTGCGTGATCTTGACGGCGACGGCCGCACCGAAGTGGTGGTTGTCAATGAGGAACAGCTTATCGTCTTTCGACGGGAGGCGGGCAAGCTGCGCCGGCTGGCCGCGGCCGACCTGCCCAAGCGTTTCACCCTGTTCCGCATGAGCCTGCTGGACACCGACCGCGACGGCCAAGTGGAGATATTCGCCTCCGGCTACACCGGAGGCATCTACATGGTGAACCAGTTCAGCGAGGGCAAGGCCCTGACCTTGATCTACACCTTCGACCAGGGCTCGCTGACCATGCAGAACGACGGCGTCGAACTCTTCATGGCCGCCCAGAAGCTGCCCCCTTCCTACACCTACGTCCTGGTCGGACAGCGCATGGGTGCCGACGCCCTGTTCAGCGAACCGGTGCACGAGGTGATGCGCCGCGACGGGGAATATGTCCTGGGTCCGCGCATAAATCTTCCCAAGAACGCGTCTCCGTTCAACTTCGCCTTCCTGCCCGCGGACGGGAATATCAACAAGATCCTTGGCGACGAGGACCACCTCAGCGTCTACAACAACCAGAATGAACAGTTGGCCAAAACCGGTGAGGAATACGCCAACTCCATCATCGCCTTCGACATGCCCAGGCGCGTGGGCGGATTGGGCGTGGCGCACGGAGGCAGCGGCATGGAGGAGATCACCATGGTCATCCCCACCCGGCTGGTGCTGCACAGCGTCAACCAGCAGGGCAGGCGCGAGTTGCTGGTGGCCCGCAACATCTCCACCGCGGCATCCTTCTTCCAGCGCTACCGCAACTTCCCCTACGGCGAACTGCACTCCCTGTACTGGGACGGTGTGGGGCTGTCCGTGGACTGGAAAACCAGGCGGCAGAACGGCGCCGTGGTGGACTATGACCTGGCCGACATCGACAACGACGGCGACGAGGAATTGTGCCTGGCCGTGAACACGCACACCGGAGCTGCGGGCATCGGCAGCCAGCGCACGGTGGTGCTGGCCTTCGACCTGAACACCGGGAATTTCGCCTCCGGTTCGGGAAACTGA
- a CDS encoding UbiX family flavin prenyltransferase, whose amino-acid sequence MPETRRILLAVTGASGMPYAIRLAEFLGGRDGVQLHLLLSDAAQRVLALETDGGMGRLERAAWAVYGQDDIAAPPASGSWSHHGMAVVPCSMSSLAAIASGLGSNLVHRAADVTLKERRPLVLMVRETPLHATHLSNMLAADRAGATIMPAAPAFYGRAETVDDLVDFMAARVLDHLGVEHDLIKPWGS is encoded by the coding sequence ATGCCCGAAACCAGACGCATTCTCCTGGCCGTCACCGGGGCCAGCGGCATGCCCTACGCCATCCGCCTAGCCGAGTTCCTGGGCGGCCGCGACGGCGTCCAGCTGCACCTGCTTCTCTCCGACGCCGCCCAGCGGGTTCTGGCCCTGGAGACCGACGGCGGCATGGGCCGCCTGGAGCGGGCCGCCTGGGCCGTGTACGGGCAGGACGACATCGCGGCGCCGCCCGCTTCCGGCTCCTGGTCCCATCACGGCATGGCGGTGGTTCCCTGCTCCATGAGCAGTCTTGCGGCCATCGCCTCCGGCCTGGGCAGCAACCTTGTCCACCGCGCAGCCGACGTCACCCTCAAGGAGCGGCGGCCACTGGTGCTCATGGTGCGGGAAACCCCGCTGCACGCCACGCACCTGTCCAACATGCTGGCAGCGGACCGCGCCGGGGCGACCATCATGCCCGCGGCCCCGGCCTTCTACGGCCGCGCGGAGACCGTTGACGACCTGGTTGACTTTATGGCCGCGCGGGTGCTGGACCATCTAGGCGTGGAGCACGACCTCATCAAACCCTGGGGAAGCTGA
- a CDS encoding metal-dependent hydrolase, translating into MPHTLTWHGHSNFQLRTADGKTVLIDPFFEGNPSAGTGAESIESVDAVFITHDHDDHMGQALEICQRTGATAVAMFDVCGKLKDLGLPQEQCLGMNIGGTVDAAGLKAKMVQAMHSSATGVAAGFILTLPDGFCLYHAGDTGLFSSMELFGKFHDIHLALLPIDGHFNMDPEQAAYAARLLGCRRTVAMHWGTFPILEQNTDRFQGQLERLAPRCGLVPMQPGESVTLTPPENAGEPCGCD; encoded by the coding sequence ATGCCGCACACCCTCACCTGGCACGGACACTCGAATTTCCAACTGCGCACCGCTGACGGCAAGACCGTCCTCATCGACCCCTTCTTCGAGGGCAACCCTTCGGCCGGAACCGGCGCGGAAAGCATCGAGAGCGTGGACGCCGTGTTCATCACCCACGACCACGACGACCACATGGGGCAGGCTCTGGAGATTTGCCAGCGCACCGGGGCCACGGCCGTGGCCATGTTCGACGTCTGCGGCAAGCTCAAGGACCTGGGGCTGCCGCAGGAGCAGTGCCTGGGCATGAACATCGGCGGCACCGTGGACGCGGCCGGGCTCAAGGCCAAGATGGTGCAGGCCATGCACTCCTCTGCCACGGGCGTGGCCGCGGGCTTCATCCTCACCCTGCCGGACGGCTTCTGCCTCTACCACGCCGGGGACACAGGCCTGTTCTCGTCCATGGAGCTGTTCGGCAAGTTCCACGACATCCATCTGGCCCTGCTGCCCATAGACGGCCACTTCAACATGGATCCGGAACAGGCGGCCTACGCCGCACGGCTGCTGGGCTGCCGCCGCACCGTGGCCATGCACTGGGGCACCTTCCCCATACTGGAACAGAACACCGACCGCTTCCAGGGCCAACTGGAGCGGCTGGCCCCCCGCTGTGGACTGGTGCCCATGCAGCCCGGCGAAAGCGTTACACTTACCCCGCCGGAGAACGCCGGAGAGCCCTGCGGCTGCGACTAA
- a CDS encoding outer membrane homotrimeric porin encodes MKKLLLLALASALVLGSVAMASAEVQVYASGDYEMSFNYWNHKDFRSADDDNTLNDEEHVGIRQRARMDFRFTANENVSMFTRFTTGSDDFGDEKTVGDNFAVELDRAYVEWNWPGTELLTQVGFYPLGLPDAGYFGNPGLDADVAGALLSYRFNDMVAATGGWFRPGSNGANGGRVADNNNNTSDVFYLALPLTFEGVSLSPYGAIATVGNDSGLNGLWNSYNSTAEDDVQNSAWWAGIGIKVDVVEDFNFYGDFHYSASEYGESQNDRNGYIADLAVEYTGLDFMVPSLFGFYASGLDDDADNGDERYFGVQWVNDENGFNVPGSFTLGDPMGRSADSTMSWLSKWAVGLNLDQIQFIPDLTHQFVVFYAQGTSDEDAVKGRNAANINNLGSGQYLGAVMTDEDSMWELDFNNTYQVYESLAMFANFGIASLDVDEDTWQAAAPTYADDTETAWRFTTGFKYKF; translated from the coding sequence ATGAAAAAACTTCTGTTGCTCGCCCTCGCTTCCGCCCTCGTCCTCGGTTCGGTGGCCATGGCCTCCGCCGAGGTGCAGGTGTACGCGAGCGGTGACTACGAGATGAGCTTCAACTACTGGAACCACAAGGATTTCCGCTCTGCGGACGACGACAACACCCTCAATGACGAGGAGCACGTCGGCATCCGCCAGCGCGCCCGCATGGACTTCCGCTTCACCGCCAACGAGAACGTGTCCATGTTCACCCGCTTCACCACCGGCAGCGATGACTTCGGTGACGAAAAGACCGTTGGTGACAACTTCGCCGTGGAGCTCGACCGCGCCTACGTGGAGTGGAACTGGCCCGGCACCGAGCTGCTGACCCAGGTCGGCTTCTACCCCCTGGGCCTGCCCGATGCCGGCTACTTCGGCAACCCCGGCCTGGACGCTGACGTGGCCGGCGCCCTGCTGAGCTACCGCTTCAACGACATGGTCGCCGCCACCGGTGGCTGGTTCCGCCCCGGCTCCAACGGCGCCAACGGCGGCCGCGTTGCCGACAACAACAACAACACCTCCGACGTGTTCTACCTGGCCCTGCCCCTCACCTTCGAGGGCGTGAGCCTGTCCCCCTACGGCGCCATCGCCACCGTGGGCAACGACTCCGGCCTGAACGGCCTGTGGAACTCCTACAACTCCACCGCCGAGGACGACGTCCAGAACTCCGCCTGGTGGGCCGGCATCGGCATCAAGGTGGACGTTGTCGAGGACTTCAACTTCTACGGTGACTTCCACTACTCCGCCTCCGAGTACGGCGAGAGCCAGAACGACCGTAACGGCTACATCGCCGACCTGGCCGTTGAGTACACCGGCCTGGACTTCATGGTGCCCAGCCTGTTCGGCTTCTACGCCTCCGGCCTGGATGACGACGCCGACAACGGCGACGAGCGCTACTTCGGCGTGCAGTGGGTCAACGACGAGAACGGCTTCAACGTGCCCGGCTCCTTCACCCTGGGCGATCCCATGGGCCGTTCCGCCGACTCCACCATGTCCTGGCTGTCCAAGTGGGCCGTCGGCCTGAACCTGGACCAGATCCAGTTCATCCCCGACCTGACCCACCAGTTCGTGGTCTTCTACGCCCAGGGCACCTCCGATGAGGACGCCGTCAAGGGCCGCAACGCCGCGAACATCAATAACCTGGGCTCCGGCCAGTACTTGGGCGCCGTGATGACCGACGAGGACTCCATGTGGGAGCTGGACTTCAACAACACCTACCAAGTGTACGAGTCCCTCGCCATGTTCGCCAACTTCGGTATCGCCAGCCTGGACGTCGACGAGGACACCTGGCAGGCCGCTGCCCCGACCTACGCCGACGACACCGAGACCGCCTGGCGCTTCACCACCGGCTTCAAGTACAAGTTCTAG
- a CDS encoding methyltransferase domain containing protein, with amino-acid sequence MYLPVVRPDSAEPLSTRLIKTVLREFLHMPVKARMRLRPEYPWLNSGAVRMLREHLTPGSNVFEWGGGRSTLFFARRVDRVTTLEHKAKWNLKLTRWLAREGIDNVDLRFIEPNTPYAEPDSRPPAWDEQDLCFRKPEFAAYADSVLEFPEESFDMILVDGRARVACAANARERVKPGGLLVLDNSEWPKYAPIFAMLRGWEYTRFANGVWETTVFRRPLSSTSQMG; translated from the coding sequence ATGTATCTGCCCGTCGTCCGCCCCGACTCCGCCGAGCCGCTCTCCACGCGCCTGATCAAGACCGTTTTGCGCGAATTCCTGCACATGCCGGTCAAGGCGCGCATGCGCCTGCGCCCGGAGTACCCCTGGCTCAACTCCGGCGCGGTACGCATGCTTCGGGAGCATCTCACCCCCGGGTCCAATGTGTTCGAGTGGGGCGGCGGCCGCTCCACTCTTTTCTTCGCCCGCCGCGTAGACCGAGTGACCACCCTGGAGCACAAGGCCAAGTGGAACCTCAAACTGACCCGCTGGCTGGCCCGCGAAGGCATCGACAACGTGGACTTGCGCTTCATCGAGCCCAACACTCCGTACGCGGAACCGGACTCCCGCCCCCCGGCCTGGGACGAGCAGGACCTGTGCTTCCGCAAGCCGGAATTCGCCGCTTACGCCGATTCCGTGCTGGAGTTCCCGGAGGAGTCCTTCGACATGATTCTGGTGGACGGCCGAGCCCGCGTGGCCTGCGCCGCCAACGCCCGCGAGCGGGTCAAACCCGGCGGGTTGCTTGTCCTGGACAACTCCGAGTGGCCCAAATACGCGCCCATCTTCGCCATGCTGCGGGGCTGGGAATACACCCGCTTCGCCAACGGCGTATGGGAGACCACGGTTTTCCGCCGCCCGCTTTCCTCCACGTCCCAAATGGGCTAG
- the uvrC gene encoding excinuclease ABC subunit UvrC has protein sequence MDPADILPDLPQDPGVYLMHDASGRIIYVGKAKNLRRRVSSYFGPPERLTAKTRAMVSRINNIRTLVTSTEKEALLLEDSLIKKHRPRYNILLRDDKQYVLFRLDKRSDFPRLSITRNVKKDGSVHFGPFTSAAHAKRTWRTIGRVFPLRKCSDRAMRNRTRPCIYHHMNQCLAPCCLGVPPEEYRRVVADVEMLLSGRSSELAERLQREMESASDALDFERAALMRDRLHSVEATLEKQSVVLPDGGDLDVMAPVDLGEGGAALGLLFVRQGRLLGGKGVLLPGVAFEDARECAASFLTQYYGPGRFMPPSIIMPWPPDDPAVVEALAERRGGPVTVRPARTSQEKSLLAMARRNAAEEAAKRPSVQLSLSRALRLETEPERIECVDVSHLGGTGTRVGMVVLEDGEPRKNAYRIYSIDDASGDDYRALAAWAERRVESGEPWPDLVVIDGGKGQLEAVGRALRENGMEWELAAIAKGESRRAGELEDRIFRPGRKNPMPLKPGSPELLLLQRLRDEAHRFVLGRQRRSRSGEALSSELLSLDGVGPKTARILWEHFDSLEAMTAAAPEDLAALPGIGAKKAERLHKALRGLRA, from the coding sequence ATGGACCCGGCCGACATCCTTCCAGACCTGCCCCAGGACCCCGGCGTCTACCTCATGCACGACGCCTCGGGACGTATCATCTACGTGGGCAAGGCCAAGAACCTGCGCCGCCGCGTGTCGTCCTACTTCGGGCCGCCCGAGCGGCTGACCGCCAAGACCAGGGCCATGGTGTCGCGCATCAACAACATCCGCACCCTGGTCACCTCCACGGAGAAGGAGGCGCTGCTTCTGGAGGACAGCCTCATCAAGAAGCACCGTCCGCGCTATAATATCCTTCTGCGCGATGATAAGCAGTACGTCCTCTTCCGCCTGGACAAGCGGTCCGACTTTCCCCGGCTGTCCATTACCCGCAACGTCAAGAAGGACGGCTCTGTCCATTTCGGTCCCTTCACCTCCGCTGCCCACGCCAAGCGCACCTGGCGGACCATCGGCCGCGTCTTTCCCCTGCGCAAGTGTTCCGACAGGGCCATGCGCAACCGCACGCGCCCCTGCATCTACCATCATATGAACCAGTGCTTGGCTCCGTGCTGCCTGGGCGTCCCGCCAGAGGAGTACCGTCGCGTGGTGGCCGACGTGGAGATGCTGCTGAGCGGCCGCTCCAGCGAGCTGGCCGAGCGGCTGCAACGTGAGATGGAGTCCGCCTCCGATGCGCTGGATTTCGAGCGGGCGGCGCTCATGCGCGACAGGTTGCATTCGGTGGAGGCCACCCTGGAAAAGCAGTCTGTGGTGCTGCCGGACGGCGGCGACCTGGACGTCATGGCCCCGGTGGACCTGGGCGAGGGCGGCGCGGCCCTGGGGCTGCTGTTCGTGCGGCAGGGCAGGCTGCTTGGTGGCAAGGGTGTGCTGCTGCCGGGGGTCGCTTTCGAGGACGCGCGCGAATGCGCGGCCAGCTTCCTTACGCAGTACTACGGGCCTGGCCGTTTCATGCCGCCCTCGATCATCATGCCCTGGCCGCCGGACGACCCAGCGGTGGTGGAGGCGCTGGCCGAGCGGCGCGGCGGCCCGGTCACGGTTCGCCCGGCACGCACCAGCCAGGAGAAGAGCCTGCTGGCCATGGCCCGGCGCAACGCGGCGGAGGAGGCGGCCAAGCGGCCGAGCGTACAGCTCAGCCTGTCCCGCGCCCTGCGGCTGGAAACCGAGCCGGAGCGCATCGAGTGCGTGGACGTCTCCCACCTGGGCGGCACCGGCACCAGGGTGGGCATGGTGGTCTTGGAGGACGGCGAGCCGCGCAAGAACGCCTACCGGATCTACTCCATCGACGACGCCTCCGGCGACGACTACCGCGCCCTGGCCGCCTGGGCGGAGAGGCGGGTGGAATCCGGGGAGCCGTGGCCGGACCTGGTGGTCATCGACGGAGGCAAAGGGCAGCTCGAGGCCGTGGGGCGCGCGTTGCGGGAGAATGGGATGGAATGGGAGCTGGCCGCCATCGCCAAGGGGGAGAGCCGCCGCGCAGGCGAGTTGGAGGACCGGATTTTCCGCCCGGGACGCAAGAATCCCATGCCGCTGAAACCCGGTTCGCCGGAGTTGCTGCTTTTGCAGAGGTTGCGGGACGAGGCGCACCGCTTTGTGCTGGGGCGGCAGCGAAGGAGCCGCTCGGGCGAGGCGCTTTCCAGCGAATTGCTCAGCCTGGACGGGGTGGGGCCCAAGACGGCCCGCATCCTGTGGGAGCATTTCGACAGCCTGGAGGCCATGACGGCCGCCGCGCCGGAGGACCTGGCCGCCCTGCCGGGCATTGGAGCCAAGAAGGCGGAACGGCTGCACAAGGCCCTGCGGGGCCTGCGGGCCTGA